From one Nonomuraea polychroma genomic stretch:
- the rbfA gene encoding 30S ribosome-binding factor RbfA: protein MVDAARARKLADRIQQIVAEMLERRIKDPRLGFITVTDTRVTADLREATVFYTVFGSEAERADSAAALESAKGILRSEVGRQTGVRFAPTLTFKHDPLPDSARHLDDLINAARARDAEVARQAQSAAYAGDADPYKKPDEGEDEEEPA, encoded by the coding sequence ATGGTGGATGCCGCACGAGCGCGCAAGCTCGCCGACCGCATCCAGCAGATCGTCGCCGAGATGCTGGAGCGCCGGATCAAGGATCCGCGCCTGGGCTTCATCACCGTGACTGACACGCGCGTCACCGCTGACCTGCGTGAGGCGACGGTCTTCTACACGGTGTTCGGCTCCGAGGCCGAGCGGGCCGACAGCGCGGCCGCCCTGGAAAGCGCCAAGGGCATCCTCCGCTCCGAAGTCGGCCGGCAGACCGGCGTACGCTTCGCTCCGACGCTGACGTTCAAGCACGACCCGCTGCCCGACAGCGCACGCCACCTCGACGACCTCATCAACGCCGCCCGGGCGCGGGACGCCGAGGTGGCGCGCCAGGCCCAGAGCGCGGCGTACGCGGGCGACGCGGATCCCTACAAGAAGCCCGATGAGGGCGAGGACGAGGAAGAGCCGGCGTGA
- a CDS encoding TRM11 family SAM-dependent methyltransferase, giving the protein MPRYALLILPAFNRVYGESSVRLTRSELAVFGAQALRGEVLGSEETTIGGVPYVTFETAEPLTQPDIALLSNLSSVYAIFGIEGELLRPLHMQSLDRLSSDLITIQKYAGKTNEHFTKLLLNVTILAGDKGLDERLSVFDPLCGRGTTLNQALMYGYDAYGIDVDGKDFEAYTGFIKAWLRNKRLKHTAETVPVRRERALVGRRLNITFGLSKEAIKAGDVQHLTMVNADTLKSREFFKPRSFDVLVADAPYGVQHGSKGGSGLSRSPLELLRQAVPVWAGLLRPGGAMGIAWNTYGGKSSDLAEILTAAGLQVMDYPDFEHWVDQAIVRDIIVAHKPA; this is encoded by the coding sequence ATGCCTCGATACGCGCTTCTGATCCTGCCTGCGTTCAACCGGGTCTATGGCGAGAGCTCCGTCCGGCTGACGAGGAGCGAGCTGGCGGTCTTCGGCGCGCAGGCCCTCCGAGGTGAGGTGCTGGGCAGCGAGGAGACCACGATCGGCGGCGTGCCGTACGTGACGTTCGAGACGGCTGAGCCGCTCACCCAGCCAGACATCGCGCTTTTGTCAAACCTTTCCTCGGTTTACGCAATTTTTGGGATCGAGGGCGAGCTCCTCAGGCCGCTGCACATGCAGTCGCTCGACCGGCTGAGCAGTGACCTGATCACCATTCAGAAGTACGCGGGCAAGACCAACGAGCACTTCACCAAGCTGCTGCTCAACGTCACCATCCTGGCCGGGGACAAGGGGCTGGACGAGCGGCTGTCGGTGTTCGACCCGCTGTGCGGGCGGGGCACGACGCTCAACCAGGCCCTCATGTACGGCTACGACGCTTACGGGATCGACGTCGACGGCAAGGACTTCGAGGCGTACACGGGCTTCATCAAGGCCTGGCTACGCAACAAGCGGCTCAAGCACACCGCCGAGACCGTGCCGGTGCGCCGCGAGCGGGCCCTGGTCGGGCGGCGGCTCAACATCACGTTCGGGCTGTCGAAGGAGGCGATCAAGGCAGGGGACGTGCAGCACCTGACCATGGTCAACGCCGACACGCTGAAGAGCCGCGAGTTCTTCAAGCCGCGCTCGTTCGACGTGCTGGTGGCCGATGCCCCCTACGGCGTCCAGCACGGCAGCAAGGGCGGCTCGGGCCTGTCCCGCAGCCCTCTGGAGCTGCTGCGCCAGGCCGTGCCCGTCTGGGCCGGACTGCTGCGTCCTGGCGGCGCGATGGGCATCGCCTGGAACACCTATGGCGGCAAGAGCTCCGACCTGGCGGAGATCCTCACCGCGGCCGGCCTCCAGGTGATGGACTACCCCGACTTCGAGCACTGGGTGGACCAGGCGATCGTCCGCGACATCATCGTCGCCCACAAGCCCGCCTGA
- a CDS encoding DUF503 domain-containing protein: MYVGALTLDILLGDVRSLKQKRSAVRPLIAELQRRYPSIAVAETGHLDLHRRAEIGVAVISASAGNCKEVMDACERMVAFRPEIELLSARQRLYTDED, from the coding sequence ATGTATGTGGGTGCTCTGACCCTGGACATCCTGCTCGGCGACGTACGGTCGCTGAAGCAGAAGCGCTCTGCCGTCCGGCCTCTGATCGCCGAGCTGCAGCGACGTTATCCCAGCATCGCGGTGGCCGAGACCGGTCATCTCGACCTGCATCGCAGGGCTGAGATCGGCGTCGCGGTGATCTCCGCCTCCGCGGGTAACTGCAAAGAGGTGATGGACGCCTGCGAGCGGATGGTGGCCTTCCGCCCCGAGATCGAGCTGCTGTCGGCCAGGCAGCGGCTCTACACCGACGAAGATTGA
- the infB gene encoding translation initiation factor IF-2 has product MAKVRVYELAKEFGVESKVVMAKLQEMGEFVRSASSTIEAPVVRRLTEALGASKGGPSKGGGQPSNRQQPPKAVPRPADSQAGNGAAQAPVPSPPRPGPAKPGPGPRPGPAGGTQPRPPVPMPHQPQQQPEAARGETPQAPQARFESGSSGAPARPTPGPRPGPAARPGPKPGPSPRPGPGGGGSAQAPRPGAPSGGAPRPGAPAGGGGGPRPGQGPKPGPRGPRPGNNPFSSTASGMGQARPPRPGGQRDGGGPGQRERRDGPPRDGAMPRPPQGRGGGEGRPAAGPRPGPPAGGPRPGPGAGGPRPGGPRPNPMMMPQGRPSGPGGGGRPGGGGGAGGGGGGRPGGGGGGGGRPGGGRPGGGGGFAGRPGGGGTGQRTGTGGPGGPGGGGGFGGRPGAGGRGRGGGTAGAFGRPGGRPARGRKSKRQRRQEFDNMSAPAIGGVQVARGNGATIRLPRGASLSDFADRIGANPAALVQIMLHLGEMVTATQSVNEETLQLLGAELDYNIQVVSPEEEDRELLEAFDIEFGEDEGDEADLAARPPVVTVMGHVDHGKTKLLDAIRKTNVVAREAGGITQHIGAYQVSAEHEGEDRKITFIDTPGHEAFTAMRARGAKSTDIAVLVVAADDGVKPQTIEALNHAQAAEVPVVVAVNKIDKEGADPNKVRAQLTEYGLVAEEYGGSTLFVDISAKNATGIEDLLEAILLTADAELDLRANPTMDAQGIAIEAHLDKGRGPVATVLVQRGTLRVGDSIVCGEAFGRVRAMLDDNGDAVEEATPSRPVLVMGLTAVPSAGDNFIVVTDDRMARQIAQQRAARKRSADMAKSSRRRTLEELFSDLEKGRVDELKLIIKGDVSGSVEALEDALLKIDVGDEVRLRVLHRAVGAITEYDVNLAVADDNAVIIGFNVRPEPRARDLAEREGVDIRYYSVIYQAIEEIEAALKGMLKPEYEEVQLGTAEIRAIFKVPKIGNIAGSVVRSGRIVRNSKARLIRDGVVVADNLTVSSLRREKDDVTEVREGFECGIGVGYNDIKEGDTIETFEMREKPRD; this is encoded by the coding sequence GTGGCGAAGGTCCGGGTATACGAGCTCGCTAAGGAGTTCGGCGTAGAGAGCAAGGTCGTCATGGCCAAGCTCCAAGAGATGGGAGAGTTCGTCCGATCGGCGTCCTCGACCATCGAAGCGCCGGTGGTCCGCAGGCTCACCGAAGCTCTGGGCGCATCGAAGGGTGGGCCCTCCAAGGGCGGCGGGCAGCCGTCCAACAGACAGCAGCCGCCGAAGGCTGTTCCCCGGCCGGCAGACAGCCAGGCCGGCAACGGCGCCGCGCAGGCGCCGGTTCCATCTCCTCCGCGTCCGGGCCCCGCTAAGCCAGGTCCTGGTCCGCGTCCGGGTCCCGCGGGCGGCACTCAGCCGCGTCCGCCGGTTCCCATGCCGCACCAGCCGCAGCAGCAGCCCGAGGCCGCGCGTGGTGAGACTCCGCAGGCTCCGCAGGCGCGCTTCGAGAGCGGGAGCTCCGGTGCGCCCGCTCGGCCGACCCCTGGTCCGCGTCCGGGCCCGGCGGCTCGTCCGGGTCCCAAGCCCGGCCCCAGTCCTCGTCCGGGTCCCGGTGGCGGCGGCTCGGCGCAGGCTCCGCGTCCTGGCGCGCCTTCCGGCGGTGCTCCGCGTCCCGGCGCGCCCGCCGGTGGCGGCGGCGGTCCGCGTCCTGGTCAAGGACCGAAGCCCGGTCCGCGTGGCCCGCGTCCCGGCAACAACCCGTTCTCGTCGACGGCCAGCGGCATGGGTCAGGCCCGGCCGCCGCGGCCCGGTGGTCAGCGCGACGGCGGTGGCCCCGGCCAGCGTGAACGCCGCGACGGACCGCCGCGTGACGGCGCGATGCCGCGTCCGCCGCAGGGCCGTGGCGGCGGCGAGGGCAGGCCGGCTGCCGGTCCGCGTCCTGGTCCGCCCGCTGGCGGTCCGCGTCCTGGTCCCGGTGCGGGTGGTCCCCGTCCTGGTGGCCCGCGTCCCAACCCGATGATGATGCCCCAAGGCCGTCCCAGCGGTCCGGGCGGCGGTGGCCGTCCGGGCGGTGGCGGCGGTGCCGGCGGTGGCGGCGGTGGCCGTCCCGGTGGTGGTGGCGGCGGCGGTGGCCGTCCGGGTGGCGGCCGTCCCGGTGGCGGCGGCGGCTTCGCCGGCCGTCCGGGTGGCGGCGGCACCGGTCAGCGCACCGGCACCGGTGGTCCTGGTGGTCCCGGTGGTGGCGGCGGCTTCGGCGGTCGTCCGGGCGCCGGTGGCCGTGGCCGTGGCGGCGGCACCGCGGGAGCCTTCGGGCGTCCCGGCGGCCGGCCCGCGCGTGGTCGCAAGTCCAAGCGCCAGAGGCGCCAGGAGTTCGACAACATGTCGGCGCCGGCGATCGGCGGCGTGCAGGTCGCTCGCGGCAACGGCGCGACGATTCGCCTGCCGCGCGGCGCGTCGCTGTCCGACTTCGCCGACCGCATCGGCGCTAACCCCGCCGCGCTCGTGCAGATCATGCTGCACCTCGGCGAGATGGTGACCGCGACTCAGTCGGTCAACGAGGAGACGCTGCAGCTGCTCGGCGCCGAGCTGGACTACAACATCCAGGTCGTCAGCCCGGAGGAGGAGGACCGCGAGCTTCTCGAGGCCTTCGACATCGAGTTCGGCGAGGACGAGGGCGACGAGGCCGACCTGGCCGCGCGTCCGCCGGTCGTGACCGTCATGGGTCACGTCGACCACGGTAAGACCAAGCTGCTCGACGCCATCCGCAAGACCAATGTGGTGGCGCGCGAGGCGGGTGGCATCACCCAGCACATCGGCGCTTACCAGGTCTCCGCAGAGCACGAGGGCGAAGACCGGAAGATCACCTTCATCGACACCCCGGGTCACGAGGCGTTCACCGCCATGCGTGCCCGAGGCGCCAAGTCCACCGACATCGCGGTGCTGGTGGTCGCGGCCGACGACGGTGTGAAGCCGCAGACGATCGAGGCGCTCAACCACGCCCAGGCGGCAGAGGTGCCGGTCGTGGTCGCGGTCAACAAGATCGACAAGGAGGGCGCGGACCCGAACAAGGTGCGGGCCCAGCTCACCGAATACGGTCTGGTGGCCGAGGAATACGGCGGTTCCACGTTGTTCGTCGACATCTCGGCGAAGAACGCGACCGGCATCGAGGACCTGCTCGAGGCCATCCTGCTGACCGCCGACGCCGAGCTCGACCTGCGGGCCAACCCGACGATGGACGCCCAGGGCATCGCCATCGAGGCGCACCTCGACAAGGGCCGTGGCCCTGTGGCGACCGTCCTGGTCCAGCGCGGCACGCTGCGGGTCGGCGACTCGATCGTGTGTGGCGAGGCCTTCGGCCGCGTCCGGGCGATGCTCGACGACAACGGCGACGCGGTCGAAGAGGCCACGCCGTCGCGTCCGGTCCTGGTGATGGGTCTGACGGCCGTGCCGAGCGCCGGTGACAACTTCATCGTGGTCACCGACGACCGGATGGCCCGGCAGATCGCCCAGCAGCGCGCGGCGCGCAAGCGCAGCGCGGACATGGCGAAGTCGAGCCGCCGCCGCACCCTCGAGGAGCTGTTCAGCGACCTCGAGAAGGGCCGCGTCGACGAGCTCAAGCTCATCATCAAGGGTGACGTGTCCGGTTCGGTGGAGGCCCTGGAAGACGCCCTGCTCAAGATCGACGTCGGCGACGAGGTCAGGCTCCGTGTCCTGCACCGCGCGGTCGGCGCGATCACCGAGTACGACGTCAACCTGGCCGTCGCCGACGACAACGCGGTCATCATCGGCTTCAACGTCCGCCCCGAGCCTCGGGCGCGCGACCTGGCCGAGCGCGAGGGCGTCGACATCCGCTACTACTCGGTCATCTACCAGGCGATCGAGGAAATCGAAGCGGCGCTCAAGGGCATGCTCAAGCCCGAATACGAAGAGGTCCAGCTGGGCACCGCCGAGATCCGCGCGATCTTCAAGGTGCCGAAGATCGGCAACATCGCCGGTTCGGTGGTCCGCTCGGGCAGGATCGTGCGCAACAGCAAGGCGCGCCTCATCCGCGACGGTGTCGTCGTGGCCGACAACCTCACCGTCTCCTCGCTGCGGCGGGAGAAGGACGATGTCACCGAGGTCCGCGAGGGCTTCGAGTGCGGCATCGGCGTCGGCTACAACGACATCAAGGAAGGCGACACCATCGAAACCTTCGAGATGCGGGAGAAGCCGCGAGACTGA
- a CDS encoding DHH family phosphoesterase → MTPDVRDRADRPARVESHNGVGGGAIPESDWNRALHLIKQADEVALVCHVTPDGDALGSMLAVAFVLRSMGKRVVASFGDQPFAVPRLLRFLPGQEMLVPPAEFPVAPELVISFDSSTFERLGMLGDNTARAREVIVVDHHPSNAGFGTLGIIDAKAAATAMLAEQLIYRLGGRLDRDIATCLYAGLVTDTGSFRHSSTTPAVHQMAARLVATGLRTDEIARELWDRSPFSYLKVLAAALDRVKLEGGLVWTYVTRVDRAAYGLPYAELEGIIDIVRRTDEAEVAVVLKEDDQGAWQVSTRSKGTVDVAAACAALGGGGHHNAAGYTSHATVEETMAAFKRELGMA, encoded by the coding sequence GTGACGCCCGACGTGAGGGACCGGGCCGACCGGCCGGCGCGTGTCGAGTCTCACAACGGCGTCGGCGGCGGCGCGATACCGGAGAGCGACTGGAACCGGGCGCTGCACCTGATCAAACAGGCTGACGAGGTGGCCCTGGTCTGCCACGTGACGCCCGACGGCGACGCGCTCGGCTCGATGCTGGCCGTGGCCTTCGTGCTGCGGTCGATGGGCAAGCGGGTCGTGGCGTCGTTCGGCGACCAGCCGTTCGCGGTGCCGCGACTGCTGCGGTTCCTGCCGGGGCAGGAGATGTTGGTGCCGCCGGCGGAGTTCCCCGTCGCGCCGGAGCTGGTGATCTCGTTCGACTCCTCGACGTTCGAGCGGCTGGGGATGCTCGGCGACAACACCGCCAGGGCGCGCGAGGTCATCGTGGTCGACCACCATCCGTCCAACGCCGGGTTCGGCACGCTCGGGATCATCGACGCCAAGGCCGCGGCCACGGCGATGCTGGCCGAGCAGCTCATCTACCGGCTGGGCGGGCGGCTCGACCGGGACATCGCCACGTGCCTGTACGCGGGCCTCGTGACCGACACCGGCTCGTTCCGCCACTCCTCGACCACGCCTGCCGTGCACCAGATGGCGGCCAGGCTCGTGGCGACGGGGCTGCGTACCGACGAGATCGCCCGCGAGCTGTGGGACCGTTCGCCGTTCAGCTACCTCAAGGTGCTGGCCGCCGCCCTGGACCGGGTGAAGCTGGAGGGCGGGCTGGTGTGGACGTACGTGACGCGGGTCGACCGTGCCGCGTACGGGCTGCCGTACGCCGAGCTCGAAGGCATCATCGACATCGTGCGGCGCACCGACGAGGCCGAGGTGGCGGTCGTGCTCAAGGAGGACGACCAGGGCGCCTGGCAGGTGTCCACCAGGTCCAAGGGCACCGTCGACGTGGCCGCCGCGTGTGCGGCGCTGGGCGGCGGCGGGCACCACAACGCGGCCGGTTACACCTCGCACGCCACCGTGGAGGAGACCATGGCCGCCTTCAAGCGCGAGCTGGGGATGGCGTGA
- the truB gene encoding tRNA pseudouridine(55) synthase TruB, which translates to MAESGLIIVDKPADWTSHDVVAKMRRIAGTRRVGHAGTLDPMATGVLVIGVEKATRLLGHLALTEKVYEATIRLGASTNTDDAEGEVTATASAAGVTTAEIHKGVAALTGEIMQVPPQVSAIKVNGQRAYKTARAGGEVELAARPVTVRAFDVLDIRVHEDVVDVDAVVTCSSGTYIRALARDLGAALGVGGHLTRLRRTRVGPYDLALARTIEQLAEECVILPIGEAVAAAFARRDVTAEEARVVAHGGRLPAIGFGKGPIGVFGPEGELLALVEEQGRTAKPIAVFAG; encoded by the coding sequence ATGGCCGAGAGCGGTCTGATCATCGTCGACAAGCCGGCCGATTGGACATCCCACGACGTGGTGGCCAAGATGCGGCGCATCGCGGGCACCCGCCGCGTGGGGCACGCCGGCACGCTGGACCCGATGGCGACGGGCGTGCTGGTGATCGGCGTGGAGAAGGCGACCAGGCTGCTCGGCCACCTGGCGCTGACCGAGAAGGTCTACGAGGCCACGATCAGGCTCGGCGCCAGCACGAACACCGACGACGCCGAGGGCGAGGTGACCGCCACGGCCTCGGCGGCCGGTGTGACCACGGCCGAGATCCACAAGGGCGTCGCCGCGCTGACCGGGGAGATCATGCAGGTCCCGCCGCAGGTCAGCGCCATCAAGGTGAACGGGCAGCGGGCTTACAAGACCGCGCGGGCAGGCGGCGAGGTCGAGCTGGCGGCCAGGCCCGTCACGGTTCGGGCGTTCGACGTGCTGGACATCAGGGTCCATGAGGACGTGGTGGACGTGGACGCGGTCGTGACCTGCTCCAGCGGGACCTACATCCGCGCGCTGGCCCGCGACCTGGGCGCGGCGCTCGGGGTCGGAGGGCATCTGACGCGGCTGCGGCGTACCCGGGTGGGGCCCTATGACCTGGCACTGGCCAGGACCATCGAGCAGCTCGCCGAGGAGTGCGTGATCCTGCCGATCGGGGAGGCCGTGGCGGCGGCGTTCGCGCGCAGGGACGTGACGGCTGAGGAAGCGCGCGTCGTCGCGCACGGTGGGCGGCTGCCTGCGATCGGCTTCGGGAAAGGGCCGATCGGCGTGTTCGGGCCGGAGGGTGAGTTGCTCGCGCTGGTCGAGGAGCAGGGCAGAACCGCCAAGCCCATCGCCGTCTTCGCCGGCTGA